A genomic segment from Clarias gariepinus isolate MV-2021 ecotype Netherlands chromosome 11, CGAR_prim_01v2, whole genome shotgun sequence encodes:
- the LOC128533502 gene encoding protein Smaug homolog 2 isoform X1: protein MMFRDQVGILTDWFKGWNECEQTVALLSLLKRVSRTQARFLHICLEHSLADCTEIHLLEAEANNAAIVSQWQQEPKEKAVSLLLSHLPLLQPRNSEAKCEYMKLLQQVLSHTIESSLFVEESRQLLSYALIHPATTLDDRNNLALWLNHLEEHLSARPPPGPYHHHHHHHHHHARQGSDEWTGPAESLEVAHAWHDKPPTTCSSPAGQNGHIAFPSPGGVPSPINSNSTGLSGQVQTSSAGRTMSLVPANQPGCSSDWLGQDELVGRQGATGAEHAPLSPQGSVASSGSEQTEDQSNIRNTFQEDGSGMKGMKDVPTWLKSLRLHKYASLFSQMSYEEMMVLTEQHLESQNVTKGARHKIALSIQKLRERQSVLKSLEKDILEGGNVRNALQELQQIIITPIKAYTPPTAAQREVEPGATPTDKAANPVEEKDASVEGFQSHNPPPGDGETSATPISDGDIPGQFTRVMGKVCTQLLVSRPDEENISCYLQLIEKCSTHEAFTETQKKRLASWKQQVLKLLRLFPRKAMLDMPVYRQKGWAYGSNSLPTAGSVGGSVSRRGQRQFQLPPRGAALPSRMGIVTHSPRHTLANQPALSAQGRQNLWFGNPGGSNSMPSQSRSSVQRTHSLPVHTSPQTMLLFQQPECPVPGTDLEINPTLESLCLSMTEHALGDGMDRTSTI, encoded by the exons ATGATGTTCCGGGACCAGGTGGGGATTTTGACGGACTGGTTTAAGGGCTGGAACGAATGCGAACAGACGGTGGCGCTGTTGTCGCTGCTCAAGAGGGTTTCGAGGACCCAAGCGCGATTCCTTCACATCTGCCTGGAGCACTCGCTAGCCGACTGCACCGAGATACACTTACTGGAGGCGGAGGCCAACAACGCAG CCATCGTCAGCCAGTGGCAGCAGGAGCCCAAAGAGAAGGCCGTGTCACTGCTGCTCTCACATCTCCCCCTGCTGCAGCCACGTAACAGCGAGGCCAAATGCGAGTACATGAAGCTGCTGCAGCAGGTGCTGAGCCACACCATCGAGAGCAGCCTGTTTGTAGAGGAGAGTCGTCAGCTCCTCTCCTACGCCCTCATCCACCCGGCCACCACGCTCGACGACCGCAACAACCTCGCTCTGTGGCTTAACCACCTCGAGGAGCACCTGTCTGCCCGTCCGCCACCCGGAccctaccaccaccaccaccatcatcaccaccaccacgcCCGACAGGGTTCAGATGAATGGACGGGACCGGCCGAGTCTCTGGAGGTGGCACATGCCTGGCACGATAAACCGCCGACCACGTGTAGCTCGCCTGCCGGCCAGAACGGGCACATTGCTTTTCCCAGTCCAGGTGGAGTGCCCTCTCCGATCAACAGCAACAGCACAG GACTCTCTGGTCAGGTACAGACGAGTTCAGCGGGGCGCACGATGTCTCTCGTTCCTGCCAATCAGCCGGGCTGCAGCTCTGATTGGCTTGGCCAGGATGAACTAGTTGGGCGCCAGGGTGCAACGGGGGCGGAGCATGCCCCACTGTCTCCACAGGGCAGTGTAGCTTCATCAGGCAGCGAGCAAACAGAGGATCAAAGCAACATACGGAACACGTTCCAGGAAGACGGCAGCGGCATGAAAGGTATGAAAG ATGTGCCAACATGGCTAAAGAGTCTCCGTCTGCACAAGTATGCTTCCCTATTCTCCCAGATGAGTTATGAGGAGATGATGGTCCTTACTGAGCAGCACCTGGAGTCACAG AACGTGACCAAAGGCGCTCGGCACAAGATCGCGCTGAGCATCCAGAAGCTGAGGGAGCGCCAGAGCGTCCTCAAGTCACTCGAAAAG GACATCCTCGAAGGCGGGAACGTCCGGAACGCCCTGCAGGAGCTTCAGCAGATCATCATCACGCCCATCAAAGCCTATACCCCGCCCACTGCCGCCCAGAGAGAGGTGGAGCCTGGAGCCACACCCACCGACAAGGCAGCCAATCCCGTGGAAGAGAAAGACGCGTCTGTAGAAGGCTTTCAGAGTCACAATCCTCCCCCCGGTGACGGGGAGACTTCGGCCACGCCCATCTCAGACGGAGACATTCCCGGGCAGTTTACACGCGTGATGGGGAAAG tgtgtacGCAGCTCCTGGTGTCGCGGCCGGACGAGGAGAACATCAGCTGCTACCTGCAGCTTATCGAGAAGTGTTCGACACATGAG GCATTCACAGAGACTCAGAAGAAGCGCTTGGCGTCTTGGAAGCAGCAGGTGCTGAAGCTGCTCCGCCTTTTCCCACGGAAAGCCATGCTGGACATGCCCGTGTACCGACAGAAAGG GTGGGCGTATGGTTCGAACTCTTTGCCCACAGCGGGCTCTGTGGGTGGAAGCGTGTCTCGGCGAGGACAGAGACAGTTCCAGCTGCCCCCTCGCGGTGCCGCGCTCCCCAGCCGCATGGGCATCGTCACACACTCCCCACGACACACACTCGCCAACCAGCCGGCCCTCAGCGCACAAGGCAGACAG aaCCTGTGGTTTGGGAATCCTGGGGGGAGTAACAGCATGCCGAGTCAGAGCCGGAGCTCCGTGCAGAGAACACACTCGCTTCCTGTACACACCTCTCCGCAAACCATGCTACTGTTTCAGCAGCCAG AATGCCCGGTTCCAGGGACTGACCTGGAGATCAACCCCACGCTGGAGTCACTGTGCCTCAGTATGACTGAACACGCCTTAGGAG ATGGAATGGACAGAACGTcaacaatatga
- the LOC128533502 gene encoding protein Smaug homolog 2 isoform X2, producing the protein MMFRDQVGILTDWFKGWNECEQTVALLSLLKRVSRTQARFLHICLEHSLADCTEIHLLEAEANNAAIVSQWQQEPKEKAVSLLLSHLPLLQPRNSEAKCEYMKLLQQVLSHTIESSLFVEESRQLLSYALIHPATTLDDRNNLALWLNHLEEHLSARPPPGPYHHHHHHHHHHARQGSDEWTGPAESLEVAHAWHDKPPTTCSSPAGQNGHIAFPSPGGVPSPINSNSTGLSGQVQTSSAGRTMSLVPANQPGCSSDWLGQDELVGRQGATGAEHAPLSPQGSVASSGSEQTEDQSNIRNTFQEDGSGMKDVPTWLKSLRLHKYASLFSQMSYEEMMVLTEQHLESQNVTKGARHKIALSIQKLRERQSVLKSLEKDILEGGNVRNALQELQQIIITPIKAYTPPTAAQREVEPGATPTDKAANPVEEKDASVEGFQSHNPPPGDGETSATPISDGDIPGQFTRVMGKVCTQLLVSRPDEENISCYLQLIEKCSTHEAFTETQKKRLASWKQQVLKLLRLFPRKAMLDMPVYRQKGWAYGSNSLPTAGSVGGSVSRRGQRQFQLPPRGAALPSRMGIVTHSPRHTLANQPALSAQGRQNLWFGNPGGSNSMPSQSRSSVQRTHSLPVHTSPQTMLLFQQPECPVPGTDLEINPTLESLCLSMTEHALGDGMDRTSTI; encoded by the exons ATGATGTTCCGGGACCAGGTGGGGATTTTGACGGACTGGTTTAAGGGCTGGAACGAATGCGAACAGACGGTGGCGCTGTTGTCGCTGCTCAAGAGGGTTTCGAGGACCCAAGCGCGATTCCTTCACATCTGCCTGGAGCACTCGCTAGCCGACTGCACCGAGATACACTTACTGGAGGCGGAGGCCAACAACGCAG CCATCGTCAGCCAGTGGCAGCAGGAGCCCAAAGAGAAGGCCGTGTCACTGCTGCTCTCACATCTCCCCCTGCTGCAGCCACGTAACAGCGAGGCCAAATGCGAGTACATGAAGCTGCTGCAGCAGGTGCTGAGCCACACCATCGAGAGCAGCCTGTTTGTAGAGGAGAGTCGTCAGCTCCTCTCCTACGCCCTCATCCACCCGGCCACCACGCTCGACGACCGCAACAACCTCGCTCTGTGGCTTAACCACCTCGAGGAGCACCTGTCTGCCCGTCCGCCACCCGGAccctaccaccaccaccaccatcatcaccaccaccacgcCCGACAGGGTTCAGATGAATGGACGGGACCGGCCGAGTCTCTGGAGGTGGCACATGCCTGGCACGATAAACCGCCGACCACGTGTAGCTCGCCTGCCGGCCAGAACGGGCACATTGCTTTTCCCAGTCCAGGTGGAGTGCCCTCTCCGATCAACAGCAACAGCACAG GACTCTCTGGTCAGGTACAGACGAGTTCAGCGGGGCGCACGATGTCTCTCGTTCCTGCCAATCAGCCGGGCTGCAGCTCTGATTGGCTTGGCCAGGATGAACTAGTTGGGCGCCAGGGTGCAACGGGGGCGGAGCATGCCCCACTGTCTCCACAGGGCAGTGTAGCTTCATCAGGCAGCGAGCAAACAGAGGATCAAAGCAACATACGGAACACGTTCCAGGAAGACGGCAGCGGCATGAAAG ATGTGCCAACATGGCTAAAGAGTCTCCGTCTGCACAAGTATGCTTCCCTATTCTCCCAGATGAGTTATGAGGAGATGATGGTCCTTACTGAGCAGCACCTGGAGTCACAG AACGTGACCAAAGGCGCTCGGCACAAGATCGCGCTGAGCATCCAGAAGCTGAGGGAGCGCCAGAGCGTCCTCAAGTCACTCGAAAAG GACATCCTCGAAGGCGGGAACGTCCGGAACGCCCTGCAGGAGCTTCAGCAGATCATCATCACGCCCATCAAAGCCTATACCCCGCCCACTGCCGCCCAGAGAGAGGTGGAGCCTGGAGCCACACCCACCGACAAGGCAGCCAATCCCGTGGAAGAGAAAGACGCGTCTGTAGAAGGCTTTCAGAGTCACAATCCTCCCCCCGGTGACGGGGAGACTTCGGCCACGCCCATCTCAGACGGAGACATTCCCGGGCAGTTTACACGCGTGATGGGGAAAG tgtgtacGCAGCTCCTGGTGTCGCGGCCGGACGAGGAGAACATCAGCTGCTACCTGCAGCTTATCGAGAAGTGTTCGACACATGAG GCATTCACAGAGACTCAGAAGAAGCGCTTGGCGTCTTGGAAGCAGCAGGTGCTGAAGCTGCTCCGCCTTTTCCCACGGAAAGCCATGCTGGACATGCCCGTGTACCGACAGAAAGG GTGGGCGTATGGTTCGAACTCTTTGCCCACAGCGGGCTCTGTGGGTGGAAGCGTGTCTCGGCGAGGACAGAGACAGTTCCAGCTGCCCCCTCGCGGTGCCGCGCTCCCCAGCCGCATGGGCATCGTCACACACTCCCCACGACACACACTCGCCAACCAGCCGGCCCTCAGCGCACAAGGCAGACAG aaCCTGTGGTTTGGGAATCCTGGGGGGAGTAACAGCATGCCGAGTCAGAGCCGGAGCTCCGTGCAGAGAACACACTCGCTTCCTGTACACACCTCTCCGCAAACCATGCTACTGTTTCAGCAGCCAG AATGCCCGGTTCCAGGGACTGACCTGGAGATCAACCCCACGCTGGAGTCACTGTGCCTCAGTATGACTGAACACGCCTTAGGAG ATGGAATGGACAGAACGTcaacaatatga
- the gmfg gene encoding glia maturation factor gamma, with protein sequence MSSSLVVCEVDPSLQEKLKKFRFRKETTNAAILMKIDMEKQLVILEEEYDDISLDNLREELPERQPRYIVYSYKLTHSDGRVSYPLCFIFCSPVGCKPEQQMMYAGSKNRLVQSAELTKIFEIRNADDLSEEWLKEKLSFFR encoded by the exons atg TCGAGCTCGCTGGTCGTGTGTGAGGTGGATCCGAGTCTGCAGGAGAAACTGAAGAAGTTCCGTTTTCGAAAGGAGACTACCAACGCCGCCATTTTGA tgaaAATCGATATGGAGAAACAGCTTGTCATATTAGAAGAGGAGTACGAT GACATTTCCCTGGACAATCTGAGGGAAGAGCTTCCTGAGCGCCAGCCCCG ATACATCGTGTATAGCTACAAGCTCACACACTCAGACGGCCGAGTCTCCTACCCGCTGtgtttcattttctgcagtcCTGTGG GCTGTAAGCCGGAGCAGCAGATGATGTACGCCGGCAGTAAAAACAGGCTGGTCCAATCTGCCGAGCTCACCAAG ATTTTTGAAATCCGTAACGCTGACGATCTTTCCGAGGAGTGGCTTAAAGAGAAGTTGTCCTTCTTTCGCTGA
- the paf1 gene encoding RNA polymerase II-associated factor 1 homolog — protein sequence MAPTIQTQAQREDGHRSSTHRTVPERSGVVCRVKYCNSLPDIPFDPKFITYPFDQHRFVQYKATSLEKQHKHELLTEPDLGVTIDLINPDTYRIDPNILLDPADEKLLEEEIQAPTSSKRSQQHAKVVPWMRKTEYISTEFNRYGVSNDKVEVKIGVSVKQQFTEEEIYKDRDSQISAIEKTFEDAQKNITQHYSKPRVTPVEVLPVFPDFKMWINPCAQVIFDSDPAPKDVSGSAGVDMMSQAMIRGMMDEEGNQFVAYFLPNEDTLRKRKRDVEEELDFMPEELYDYKIAREYNWNVKNKASKGYEENYFFIFRDGDGVYYNELETRVRLSKRRAKAGAQSTTNAVLVCKHRDMNEKELEAQEARRAQLENHEPEDEEEDMDKDTQDSGDEKEKGSESDNSDSGSDQDEEDERRSNKDEDEEEEEERKASGSESGEDRQARDEEEIFGSDDDSEDDDEGRARRRRRSGSDDEDAEEEGGRASGSASPAHSSSGQSEGGGGQSGSDRGSDSSDGSDSD from the exons atggCGCCGACGATTCAGACTCAGGCGCAGCGCGAGGACGGCCATCG GAGCTCGACACACAGAACCGTCCCTGAGAG GTCTGGAGTGGTGTGTCGGGTGAAATACTGTAACAGCCTCCCTGATATCCCCTTCGACCCCAAGTTCATCACCTACCCCTTCGACCAGCACAG gtttgtgCAGTATAAAGCCACCTCGCTcgaaaaacaacacaaacacgAGCTGCTGACAGAACCGGACCTGGGAGTGACCATCGACCTCATCAACCCCGATACCTACCGCATCGACCCGAACA TTTTACTGGATCCTGCGGATGAGAAGCTTCTAGAAGAAGAGATCCAGGCACCCACTAGCTCcaaaag gtcccAGCAACATGCTAAGGTCGTGCCATGGATGAGGAAGACAGAGTACATCTCCACAGAGTTCAACAGATACGGTGTGTCCAACGACAAAGTGGAGGTCAA gatCGGTGTGTCGGTGAAGCAGCAGTTCACAGAAGAGGAGATCTACAAAGACAGAGACAGTCAGATCTCTGCCATCGAAAAGACCTTCGAGGATGCACAGAAAAAC ATTACGCAGCACTACAGCAAGCCAAGAGTTACACCTGTGGAGGTGTTGCCCGTCTTCCCTGACTTTAAG ATGTGGATAAACCCGTGTGCGCAGGTCATCTTCGACTCCGACCCCGCTCCCAAAGACGTCTCCGGCTCTGCGGGTGTAGATATGATGTCACAGGCTatgatcag agGAATGATGGACGAGGAAGGAAACCAGTTTGTGGCGTACTTCCTGCCCAACGAGGATACACTGCGTAAGAGGAAGAGAGACGTGGAGGAGGAATTGGACTTTATGCCTGAGGAGCT gtatgACTATAAGATAGCAAGAGAGTACAACTGGAACGTGAAAAACAAAGCCAGCAAGGGCTACGAGGAGAACTACTTCTTCATCTTCAGAGACGGAGACGGTGTTTATTACAACGAGCTCGAGACCAG agtgcgTTTGAGTAAGAGGCGTGCTAAGGCCGGGGCTCAGTCCACCACCAACGCCGTGCTGGTCTGCAAACACAGAGATATGAACGAGAAAGAACTGGAAGCACag GAGGCTCGCAGAGCTCAGCTGGAGAACCACGAGCCagaggatgaggaggaagaCATGGATAAAGACACACAGGACTCTG GCgacgaaaaagaaaaaggtagcGAGAGCGACAACTCGGACAGCGGCTCCGACCAGGACGAAGAGGACGAGCGGCGCAGCAACAAAGACgaggatgaggaggaagaggaggagagaaagGCAAGCGGCAGCGAGAGCGGAGAGGACCGGCAGGCACGTGACGAGGAAGAGATCTTCGGCAGCGACGACGACAGCGAGGACGATGACGAGGGCAGAGCccggagaaggaggaggagcggGAGCGATGACGAGGACGCAGAGGAAGAGGGAGGAAGGGCGAGCGGGAGCGCCTCACCCGCCCATAGCAGCAGCGGCCAATCGGAGGGAGGCGGAGGGCAGAGCGGCAGTGACAGGGGGTCCGACTCGAGCGACGGCAGCGACAGCGACTGA
- the socs9 gene encoding suppressor of cytokine signaling 9, with product MSSGDAGDRGKERERGARPKVRQSRSEERQDGGRRKAGRGKRKGRLAYEAAAERPVSDGFEYGDLLNGLESGNGGSVFRWRQVLGSPASSLTEKVSARMSQNAPNNDQHAASETSGKSSSASRTLRQKIQDAVGQCFPIKTHSGPSASGQSVAASPVTAASSRRKIHLSELMLDSCPFPAGSELAQKWYLIKQHTAPISQPPVLDSLSAAGGSTSGSTCSASSTCVVEDEDDRLRERRRISIEQGVDPPPNAQIHTFEVTAQINPLYKLGPKLAHGMNELAGDDRATLQQQQHMLQRQQHHQLLLQSCLDTLDEVVASSSGSAPPFTTESHPDSDSSSSSPCSLTRGSLVTLSEHFKPQDAHHRAHTQIDYIHCLVPDLLQITNLPCYWGVMDRYEAETLLEGKPEGTFLLRDSAQEDYLFSVSFRRYGRSLHARIEQWNHNFSFDVHDPSVFHAPTVTGLLEHYKDPNSCMFFEPLLSNPIHRTRPFSLQHICRAVISSCTTYDGISALPIPNALKEHLKEYHYKQRVRVRRLDTGW from the coding sequence ATGTCGAGTGGCGACGCGGGGGATCGTGGGAAAGAAAGGGAGCGCGGTGCCCGCCCTAAAGTGCGTCAGAGTCGTTCTGAAGAACGCCAGGATGGAGGGAGGCGGAAAGCTGGCAGGGGTAAAAGAAAAGGACGCCTGGCTTATGAAGCAGCGGCGGAGAGGCCGGTCAGCGACGGGTTCGAATACGGCGATCTCTTAAACGGACTGGAGTCTGGAAACGGGGGCTCTGTGTTCCGGTGGCGCCAAGTCCTTGGCTCTCCCGCGTCCTCGCTGACGGAGAAAGTATCGGCCAGGATGTCTCAAAACGCCCCGAACAATGACCAACACGCAGCGTCTGAGACCAGCGGGAAGTCTTCCAGTGCCAGCCGTACCCTAAGGCAGAAGATTCAGGACGCCGTAGGTCAATGTTTTCCTATCAAGACCCACAGCGGACCTTCCGCTTCAGGACAGAGCGTCGCGGCATCTCCCGTGACAGCAGCTTCTTCCCGGAGGAAGATCCATCTGAGTGAGCTCATGCTGGACAGTTGTCCGTTTCCAGCCGGCTCAGAGCTGGCACAGAAATGGTACCTGATCAAGCAGCATACTGCTCCGATTTCCCAACCGCCCGTACTTGATAGTTTATCCGCTGCTGGAGGGTCGACATCGGGATCGACATGCTCCGCTTCCTCGACTTGTGTGGTCGAGGATGAGGACGATCGCTTGCGTGAAAGGCGGAGAATCAGTATCGAGCAGGGTGTCGACCCGCCGCCCAATGCTCAGATCCACACGTTTGAGGTGACCGCACAGATAAACCCGCTGTACAAGCTCGGGCCCAAGCTGGCACACGGGATGAACGAGTTGGCCGGGGACGACAGGGCCACGCTACAGCAACAGCAGCACATGCTGCAGAGGCAGCAGCACCACCAGCTGCTTCTCCAGAGCTGCTTGGACACCCTAGACGAAGTTGTCGCGTCGTCCTCAGGATCCGCCCCACCTTTCACTACCGAGTCCCACCCGGATTCGGATTCCTCCTCATCCTCGCCTTGTTCCCTAACTAGAGGCTCTCTGGTAACCCTGTCGGAGCATTTCAAACCTCAAGACGCCCACCATCGTGCGCACACACAGATCGACTACATCCACTGCCTGGTGCCCGACCTGCTCCAGATCACCAACCTGCCGTGTTACTGGGGCGTCATGGATCGCTACGAGGCCGAGACCCTTCTGGAGGGCAAACCCGAGGGGACGTTCCTGCTCCGTGACTCGGCTCAGGAGGACTACCTGTTCTCTGTCAGCTTCAGGCGCTATGGCCGCTCCCTGCACGCTCGTATCGAGCAATGGAACCACAACTTCAGCTTCGACGTGCACGACCCCAGCGTGTTCCACGCGCCAACGGTCACGGGCCTGCTTGAGCACTACAAGGACCCGAACTCCTGCATGTTTTTCGAGCCGTTGCTTTCGAACCCCATCCATCGCACACGGCCGTTCAGCCTCCAGCACATCTGTCGCGCTGTCATCAGCAGCTGCACCACGTACGATGGGATCAGCGCCCTGCCCATCCCCAACGCCCTTAAGGAGCACCTGAAGGAATATCATTACAAGCAAAGGGTTCGTGTACGGAGGCTCGATACCGGGTGGTAG